In the genome of Afipia felis ATCC 53690, the window ATTGCTTCACCCCAACGATCAGCGGAGCGACCCAGCCGTCAGGCCGCGCGCTGTCGTTTGACCGCATTTGCGCTGAGGCCAACACCTGACTTGAAGCCGCACTCATTTCAGTCGCGCCATCCGATATCAAATGAATCAATCACCGCGTTCAAGATATCTGCCGCAATGACCGAGACGACATTTCACCACCTGATCGGCGGCGCGCCCGGCCATCGGGAGACAGGTCCTGTCTGCAACGGCAGGGCGATCCTGCCCCTGGAATGCCCTGAATCGGCTCGGAACCCTTAAATATTAGGCCTATTTGACCCGCGAATGCCTCTAATCCCTGGTGAGAAAGCGTATCTGGGCCACTGGACACGCGGAAAATCGAGTATTGTCAGCCGCCCGAATCAATGGAGTCGATATGGCAACCCAGATGACAAAATCGCAGCTGATCGAGAAGATCGCTGAAGCAAACGAGCTTTCGAAGCGAGACGTAAAAGGCGTTCTCGAAGCGTTGGCGACGATCGGTTATAAGGAACTGAAGAAGAACGGGCTGTTTCTTGTCCCGGGCTTTGCGAAGTTCGTTGTGATCAAAAAGCCGGCCACCAAGGCCCGCAAAGGCACCAATCCCTTCACCGGCGAGCCGATGACGTTCAAGGCGAAGCCCGCCCGGAAGATCGTCCGCGCACGCCCCGTGAAGGCTGCAAAAGACGCCGTTTGATAACAAAGAAGCGAAGACCTCAACGGTCTTCGCTTCTTGATCTCAGTCGATGATGTGTTAAAGCGCATCGATTGTGATCAGGAGGGTTGAATGGCAAAGAAGGTCAAGAAGTCTGCGAAGAAGGCTGCAAAGAAACTCGTTCGTCGGCCGTTTAGCAAAGACGATATCAAAGCCTTGAAGGCTCATTCGAAAGCCAGAACGCCTGTCGCAAAGATTGCGAAGCAGATGAAGCGTACCGAGGGCTCGCTCCGCCAGAAGGCGTTGAAGCTCGGCATCGGTCTCGGTCACCAGCGCTAGAGAAAAACCTCCCCAGTCAGACTGTCGATCTGCGGGCTTTCCCCGCAGCTGTCGGCTATCTGGACTTCTTACTTGGTTCTCCCAAGACCACCGGGCGTCCAGATCAGGACCGCTGGCGGTAACGACCGGCCGTGACAACCGGCCTGAAGATTTCAGGCCGGTTGGGAGTGTCGGATCGCAATCTCTATCTCATTTACCTGGATAGGCTGCGAGCGGCTGTCGGACCGACAAGT includes:
- a CDS encoding HU family DNA-binding protein; the encoded protein is MATQMTKSQLIEKIAEANELSKRDVKGVLEALATIGYKELKKNGLFLVPGFAKFVVIKKPATKARKGTNPFTGEPMTFKAKPARKIVRARPVKAAKDAV